One Methanolobus sp. WCC4 DNA segment encodes these proteins:
- the pheA gene encoding prephenate dehydratase — protein MIIGVLGPRGTYTEKAARQWIEKKGLEEDTVLEYCADIQDVFTLLGEGGCDVGVVPLENSIEGAVGVTLDMLMEGDIHIIGETIVTIKHCLLSRGKKEDIRVILSHPQGIGQCRHSLKEHFPDAELRTTGSTSHAAKLSTEFEEMAAIASPETAEMYNLNIIMPDIQDRKHNHTRFVVITRSDDMQTMEGLKEDAADCSYKTSIIVYLDRDRPGALYSILGEFAKNDINLTRIESRPSKRVLGDYVFYIDFEGNIDDTIIKDTIYNIEPQVAMLKMLGSYPKFDSHCESN, from the coding sequence ATGATAATTGGTGTACTTGGTCCCAGAGGAACCTATACTGAAAAAGCTGCAAGGCAATGGATAGAAAAGAAAGGACTTGAAGAGGATACTGTTCTTGAATATTGTGCAGACATACAGGATGTGTTCACCCTGCTCGGGGAAGGAGGATGCGACGTCGGTGTTGTCCCTCTGGAAAATTCTATCGAAGGGGCTGTCGGAGTCACTCTGGACATGCTGATGGAAGGAGATATACATATAATAGGTGAGACCATCGTCACGATCAAGCATTGCCTGCTGTCCAGAGGGAAAAAGGAAGATATCAGAGTTATACTATCCCATCCCCAGGGTATTGGCCAGTGTCGCCATTCCCTGAAAGAGCATTTTCCTGATGCTGAACTAAGGACAACAGGAAGTACATCCCATGCAGCAAAACTTTCCACTGAATTCGAGGAAATGGCTGCTATCGCTTCACCTGAGACCGCGGAGATGTATAACCTTAATATCATAATGCCTGACATCCAGGACCGTAAGCATAACCATACACGTTTTGTCGTCATTACAAGATCCGATGATATGCAGACTATGGAGGGACTGAAAGAGGATGCTGCGGACTGTTCCTACAAGACATCGATCATAGTCTATCTTGACCGTGACCGCCCGGGTGCACTTTATTCCATACTGGGTGAGTTCGCAAAGAACGATATCAACCTTACAAGGATAGAGTCCAGACCTTCAAAGAGAGTACTGGGTGATTACGTGTTCTATATCGACTTCGAAGGAAATATAGACGATACAATTATAAAAGATACGATATATAATATTGAGCCACAGGTAGCGATGTTAAAAATGCTGGGTTCATACCCTAAATTCGATTCCCACTGTGAATCGAACTAG
- a CDS encoding DUF4405 domain-containing protein → MKKTTLNYIVDMPLLAQSVIVSVTGVVLMYGGHHSSFLGFDGRELLQMHEWIGLLMVAFSLIHVVLHWKWMACTTKNFLTGKSGSSARSRSGSFIQCEVADPVED, encoded by the coding sequence ATGAAGAAGACAACATTGAATTACATTGTAGATATGCCGTTATTAGCACAGTCGGTCATAGTAAGTGTTACAGGAGTCGTCCTGATGTATGGAGGCCATCATTCAAGCTTCTTAGGGTTTGATGGAAGGGAATTGCTCCAGATGCATGAGTGGATAGGTCTTCTTATGGTTGCGTTCTCACTTATCCATGTTGTATTACACTGGAAGTGGATGGCATGCACAACAAAGAACTTCCTGACAGGTAAGAGCGGCTCATCTGCAAGGAGCAGGTCCGGTTCATTCATACAATGCGAGGTTGCTGATCCGGTTGAAGATTAA
- a CDS encoding AMP phosphorylase: MQLKVQPIDIKVGKYKVVLNTIDAKELGVNEGDRVRIRDHTILTAIVDFTEDMIAPGMVGLYHEVQEQLKKEWTETVEVEPADKPKSTRIIRKVMDGHKLERDEIYELVKDIVEENLNDIELAAFLTATYIKDMTEDETEWLTKAMIETGERIEFSTSPIMDKHSIGGVPGNKISLLIVPIVAANGLLIPKTSSRAITGAGGTADLMEILAPVEFNAQQIKEMTEKVGGVIVWGGATNIAPADDKLIRIEYPLSIDPHCQLLASILAKKGAVGAQKVVMDLPTGSGTKLPDVKAARKLARDLISLGERLGMDVDCALTYGASPVGRTVGPALEVIEALKVLETMEGPNSLIEKSAVLAGMLLEMGGVAAKGQGRELAIETLKNGKALAKFREIIEIQGGNPDVTHKDIQVGQFTAELTAPTNGYILEFHNKRIVQIARLAGAPNDKGAGVRIHKKRGESVEEGNPVLTIYAEKEEKLAEAIKSAREDLPIIVEGMLLEKVADVTEV, translated from the coding sequence ATGCAGTTAAAAGTACAGCCTATTGATATCAAGGTCGGCAAATACAAAGTGGTTCTGAATACCATTGATGCCAAGGAACTGGGAGTCAACGAAGGTGACAGGGTCAGGATAAGGGACCACACCATACTCACAGCTATAGTTGATTTTACAGAGGATATGATAGCTCCCGGAATGGTAGGGCTGTATCATGAAGTGCAGGAACAGCTTAAGAAGGAATGGACCGAGACTGTAGAGGTCGAACCTGCAGATAAACCCAAATCCACCCGTATCATCAGGAAAGTAATGGATGGACACAAGCTTGAAAGGGACGAGATATACGAGCTTGTGAAGGACATAGTTGAGGAGAACCTCAATGACATCGAACTTGCTGCTTTCCTTACTGCTACCTATATCAAGGACATGACCGAGGATGAGACCGAATGGCTCACCAAGGCAATGATCGAGACCGGTGAACGTATAGAGTTCAGTACCTCCCCTATAATGGACAAGCACTCGATAGGTGGTGTTCCAGGCAACAAGATCTCACTTCTTATTGTTCCTATCGTTGCAGCCAATGGTCTGCTTATCCCTAAGACCAGTTCCCGTGCCATAACCGGTGCAGGAGGTACGGCTGACCTTATGGAGATCCTTGCTCCTGTGGAGTTCAACGCACAGCAGATCAAGGAAATGACCGAAAAGGTCGGCGGTGTCATTGTCTGGGGTGGTGCAACGAATATCGCACCAGCTGATGATAAGCTCATAAGGATCGAGTATCCGCTGTCGATCGATCCTCACTGCCAGTTGCTGGCATCCATCCTGGCCAAGAAGGGTGCTGTAGGTGCCCAGAAAGTAGTTATGGACCTTCCTACAGGCTCAGGTACGAAACTACCGGATGTAAAGGCTGCAAGAAAACTCGCCAGGGACCTCATAAGTCTTGGAGAACGCCTTGGTATGGATGTGGATTGTGCTCTTACCTATGGTGCATCTCCGGTTGGAAGGACAGTAGGTCCTGCACTTGAGGTCATAGAGGCTCTTAAGGTCCTTGAAACAATGGAAGGTCCGAACAGTCTTATCGAGAAGAGTGCTGTCCTTGCGGGTATGCTACTTGAGATGGGTGGAGTGGCTGCAAAAGGACAGGGTCGTGAACTTGCTATTGAGACATTGAAGAACGGCAAGGCACTGGCCAAGTTCAGAGAGATCATAGAGATACAGGGCGGTAATCCTGATGTGACCCACAAGGACATTCAGGTGGGTCAGTTCACAGCAGAACTCACAGCACCTACCAATGGTTATATCCTTGAGTTCCACAACAAGCGTATAGTACAGATCGCAAGACTTGCAGGTGCGCCGAATGACAAGGGTGCAGGTGTCAGGATTCACAAAAAGCGTGGTGAATCAGTTGAAGAAGGTAACCCTGTCCTGACCATCTATGCCGAGAAGGAAGAGAAACTTGCAGAAGCTATCAAGAGTGCAAGGGAAGACCTTCCGATAATCGTAGAAGGAATGCTTCTTGAGAAGGTAGCCGACGTCACAGAAGTCTGA
- a CDS encoding nucleoside deaminase gives MNRFMEIAIDEARKGMEHNHGGPFGAVVVKDGKIVSRAHNNVLRTNDPTSHAEILAIREASAVLERFDLSDCQIYTSSQPCPMCLAAIYWARIRTVYYGSDKDDVAAIGFDDSQIYNYICNYVRGEEQEAEPELINIEKEKCLELLGEWDEKTDKQMY, from the coding sequence ATGAACAGGTTCATGGAAATAGCGATCGATGAAGCACGCAAGGGAATGGAACACAACCACGGCGGACCCTTCGGGGCAGTTGTCGTGAAGGATGGAAAGATAGTTTCAAGAGCACATAACAATGTACTGAGAACTAACGATCCCACATCCCATGCCGAGATACTTGCTATCAGGGAGGCATCTGCCGTACTGGAACGCTTTGACCTTTCAGATTGCCAGATATATACAAGCTCACAACCATGTCCTATGTGTCTTGCAGCCATCTACTGGGCACGCATCAGGACCGTGTATTACGGCTCTGACAAAGACGATGTGGCAGCCATAGGTTTCGATGACAGCCAGATCTACAATTACATCTGTAATTATGTTCGCGGAGAAGAGCAGGAAGCTGAGCCCGAGCTCATCAATATAGAAAAAGAGAAATGCCTCGAGCTGCTCGGAGAATGGGATGAGAAGACTGACAAACAGATGTATTGA
- a CDS encoding mechanosensitive ion channel domain-containing protein: MEIELFIPSMISLLITLSLMLIFDFLFRKRNLFARERIIQQLIFVAILITGLLFTVFTLPIDVEDKNLVLTFVSIIIGAIIAFSSTTFVANAMAGIMLRMILPFKVGDFIQTDGTYGRVTEIYFLHTQVQSVDRDLITVPNLTLVSKPLKTIRSSGTIITTSVSLGYNIPRKDIEKDLLKAAEITGLENPFVHIEKLGDFSITYKVGGLLKDIEGIITARSDFRKNVLDTLHGSDIEIVSPTYMNQRVLSEDYVCLPPREIFEDKDKKEPEPEVKTEDIIFDKAIMAQMLDRIYTTADGLSSRRKNMDEKIKTIADESKRNELKEQLSVLALKDEELKPAIQNLKDIPDITAMPDEKDDTYIRILVDAEKEITLLDNRHIDIEKKIDKVLERQG; encoded by the coding sequence ATGGAAATAGAACTATTCATACCAAGCATGATCTCACTGCTGATCACCCTCTCACTGATGCTGATATTCGACTTCCTGTTCAGGAAACGGAACCTTTTCGCAAGGGAGAGGATAATACAGCAGCTTATCTTCGTTGCGATCCTTATCACAGGACTTTTGTTTACCGTCTTCACCCTGCCGATAGATGTTGAAGACAAGAATCTGGTGCTTACCTTTGTCAGCATAATCATCGGTGCCATAATCGCATTCTCATCAACGACCTTCGTGGCCAATGCAATGGCCGGGATAATGCTCCGGATGATCCTTCCATTCAAGGTCGGGGATTTCATCCAGACAGATGGTACTTATGGAAGGGTGACCGAGATATACTTCCTGCACACCCAGGTGCAATCTGTTGACAGGGACCTTATCACCGTACCCAACCTGACACTGGTCTCAAAGCCCCTTAAGACCATAAGGTCATCCGGGACGATCATAACCACAAGCGTATCCCTGGGCTATAACATACCCCGAAAGGATATTGAGAAGGACCTTCTGAAGGCAGCAGAGATCACAGGTCTTGAGAATCCTTTTGTGCACATTGAAAAACTGGGAGATTTCTCCATAACCTACAAGGTAGGAGGATTGCTCAAGGATATCGAAGGTATCATAACTGCGAGATCAGATTTCAGGAAAAATGTTCTGGACACCCTGCATGGTTCTGACATTGAGATAGTCTCCCCCACATATATGAACCAGAGAGTGCTCAGCGAGGATTACGTATGCCTGCCTCCAAGGGAAATATTCGAGGACAAGGATAAGAAGGAGCCTGAGCCTGAGGTGAAGACCGAGGATATTATATTCGATAAAGCGATCATGGCGCAGATGCTTGACAGGATATACACTACAGCAGACGGGCTTTCTTCACGCAGAAAGAACATGGATGAGAAGATCAAGACCATCGCTGACGAGAGCAAGCGTAATGAGCTGAAAGAACAACTATCCGTACTTGCCCTTAAAGATGAAGAATTAAAACCTGCCATACAGAACCTGAAAGATATTCCCGATATAACTGCAATGCCTGATGAGAAAGATGACACTTATATCAGGATACTGGTCGATGCCGAGAAGGAGATAACCCTGCTGGACAACAGGCACATCGATATTGAAAAGAAGATCGATAAGGTACTGGAAAGGCAGGGATGA